The Dokdonella koreensis DS-123 genome has a segment encoding these proteins:
- a CDS encoding LPS-assembly protein LptD, translating to MPPTPPRRFRAHPLALAVVFALPAAAQPPDPAPDAVPSPVPVCPIGATTCASPKADWSLCKPGDLFDFYVPDLPRAGDRNAAPTDITAQHSRSTDGNRFELQGEARVQQHDQLIRADAFSYRRDTTAWTAEGHLRYQDRSLLLSADRGSGRTEPSQSTLENVRYQLIDARGNGVAARAVMPDQQHAQMTASTFTTCDIGAPQWHFAVRDLTLDREEGVGRGRDVTFHIGDVPVFWLPYARFPIDDRRVSGFLYPTIGYSNRRGFDLTLPYYLNLAPNYDATLYPRLMTHRGLMLGGEFRYLTAGSAGELDFTYLPDDRDADRDRGLFHWRNSTVFNANWGASINLNHASDDRYFEDFGRSLNTAATSLLPSSAYLNGRGTWWSASFGADRYQVTDPELPGISEPYRRLPRATFEGEKALFGGLDWGVRSEFVAFSKDDALDGQRVDLYPYLAYPIERAGWFVRPEVGYRYTGYKLDRDDEDTPHRGVPIYSLDAGMVFERGFSLGSHAWTQTLEPRLYYLRVPYRNQDDIPVFDTQLVPFTFGQMFRTNAFVGADRQADANNLTLALTTRVLDDASGEERLSASIGQIRYFDEQRVQLPGVKPTDWNGSAYVGNLTLSLTPRWRLTVDQQWNPNSDRTDLSAVGVQHRFGAEGVLNLSYRFRRGFIEQADASALIPIGNQWRIVARNNYSLNESKTLERFVGLERDSCCTAWRVVAREWVRNVEGELDKALFFEIEFKGVGAFGQRSEDFLTRAVRGYRSRW from the coding sequence GTGCCGCCGACCCCGCCCCGCCGCTTCCGCGCGCATCCGCTCGCGCTGGCCGTCGTTTTCGCCCTTCCCGCCGCCGCCCAGCCGCCGGACCCGGCGCCGGATGCCGTGCCGAGCCCGGTCCCGGTCTGCCCGATCGGCGCGACCACCTGCGCCTCGCCCAAGGCCGACTGGTCGCTGTGCAAGCCGGGCGACCTGTTCGACTTCTACGTGCCGGACCTGCCGCGCGCGGGCGACCGCAACGCCGCGCCGACCGACATCACCGCCCAGCACAGCCGCTCCACCGACGGCAACCGGTTCGAGCTCCAGGGCGAGGCGCGCGTGCAGCAGCACGACCAGCTGATCCGCGCCGACGCCTTCAGCTACCGGCGTGACACCACCGCCTGGACCGCCGAGGGCCACCTGCGCTACCAGGACCGCAGCCTGCTGCTGTCGGCCGACCGCGGCAGCGGCCGCACCGAGCCCAGCCAGAGCACGCTCGAGAACGTCCGCTACCAGTTGATCGACGCGCGCGGCAACGGCGTGGCCGCCCGGGCGGTCATGCCCGACCAGCAGCACGCGCAGATGACCGCCTCCACGTTCACGACCTGCGACATCGGCGCGCCGCAATGGCATTTCGCGGTGCGCGACCTGACGCTGGACCGCGAGGAAGGCGTCGGCCGCGGCCGTGACGTGACCTTCCACATCGGTGACGTACCGGTGTTCTGGCTGCCGTATGCGCGCTTCCCGATCGACGACCGCCGCGTGTCGGGCTTCCTGTACCCGACCATCGGCTACAGCAACCGGCGCGGCTTCGACCTGACGCTGCCGTACTACCTCAACCTCGCGCCGAACTACGACGCCACGCTGTACCCGCGCCTGATGACGCACCGCGGGCTGATGCTCGGCGGCGAGTTCCGCTACCTGACCGCCGGCAGCGCCGGCGAATTGGACTTCACCTACCTGCCCGACGACCGCGACGCCGACCGCGACCGCGGCCTGTTCCACTGGCGCAACAGCACCGTCTTCAACGCCAACTGGGGAGCCAGCATCAACCTCAACCACGCCTCGGACGACCGCTACTTCGAGGACTTCGGGCGCAGCCTCAACACCGCCGCCACCAGCCTGCTGCCGTCCAGCGCCTACCTCAACGGCCGCGGCACCTGGTGGAGCGCCAGCTTCGGCGCCGACCGCTACCAGGTCACCGATCCGGAGCTGCCGGGCATCTCCGAGCCGTACCGGCGCCTGCCGCGTGCGACCTTCGAGGGCGAGAAGGCCCTGTTCGGCGGCCTGGACTGGGGCGTCAGGTCCGAGTTCGTCGCCTTCAGCAAGGACGACGCGCTCGACGGCCAGCGCGTGGACCTCTACCCGTACCTGGCCTACCCGATCGAGCGCGCCGGCTGGTTCGTGCGGCCGGAAGTCGGCTACCGCTACACCGGCTACAAGCTCGACCGCGACGACGAGGACACGCCCCACCGCGGCGTGCCGATCTACAGCCTCGACGCCGGCATGGTCTTCGAGCGCGGCTTCTCGCTCGGCAGCCACGCCTGGACGCAGACGCTGGAACCGCGCCTGTACTACCTGCGCGTGCCGTACCGCAACCAGGACGACATCCCGGTGTTCGACACCCAGCTGGTGCCGTTCACGTTCGGCCAGATGTTCCGCACCAACGCGTTCGTCGGCGCCGATCGCCAGGCCGACGCCAACAACCTCACCCTGGCACTGACCACGCGCGTGCTCGACGACGCCAGCGGCGAGGAGCGGCTGTCGGCCAGCATCGGCCAGATCCGCTACTTCGACGAGCAGCGCGTGCAGCTGCCGGGCGTGAAGCCGACCGACTGGAACGGCTCGGCCTACGTCGGCAACCTGACGCTCAGCCTGACGCCGCGCTGGCGCCTCACCGTCGACCAGCAGTGGAATCCCAACAGCGACCGCACCGACCTCTCGGCCGTCGGCGTGCAGCACCGCTTCGGTGCCGAAGGCGTGCTCAACCTCTCCTACCGCTTCCGCCGCGGCTTCATCGAGCAGGCCGATGCCTCCGCGCTGATCCCGATCGGCAACCAGTGGCGCATCGTCGCGCGCAACAACTACTCGCTCAACGAGAGCAAGACGCTGGAGCGCTTCGTCGGCCTGGAGCGCGACAGCTGCTGCACCGCCTGGCGCGTGGTCGCGCGCGAGTGGGTGCGCAACGTCGAGGGCGAGCTGGACAAGGCACTGTTCTTCGAGATCGAGTTCAAGGGCGTCGGCGCCTTCGGCCAGCGCAGCGAGGACTTCCTGACCCGCGCGGTGCGCGGCTACCGGTCGCGGTGGTAG